In the Planctomycetia bacterium genome, one interval contains:
- a CDS encoding transposase: AVGASLLYLPPYSPDFNPIELAFAKFKWLLKSATHRTVDALWQACGELLHQFTATECRNYLRHCGYRYT, encoded by the coding sequence AGCGGTCGGCGCGTCGCTGTTGTACTTGCCGCCGTACAGCCCCGACTTCAATCCGATTGAACTGGCGTTCGCCAAGTTCAAATGGCTGCTCAAAAGCGCAACGCATCGCACCGTCGACGCGCTCTGGCAAGCCTGCGGCGAACTCCTCCATCAATTCACCGCCACCGAATGCCGCAACTACCTCCGCCACTGCGGATATCGCTACACTTAG